The sequence ATTGCAACGGGGCGCCAAGGGTGATCGTTTTCCCCCGGCGCTTCAGGCGTCTGTAAAAGCGGCGCGGTCACGCCAATCGCCGCCGCGAAGACCAGGACCAGGGAGGGATCCCATTGCCCGCCGATATCCAGAAAGGCCAGCACTTTGGCCGGGTCCGTCATCCCGGACAGCGTCAGCCCCAGGCCCATTAGCAGTCCGCAGACCAGCGCAAACACCAGATGCATATCAGCTCCCTGACAGATGACGCACGGCGGCGACCACCGCCATGGCCGTCACCGTGAAAATCAGCACCGAAGCCACGGACCTCGGTGCGCCGCTCGCCAGCCCGCAAACGCCGTGCCCCGTGGTGCAGCCTGACCCCAGCCGGGTGCCGAACCCGACCAGCAAACCTGCCAGAATGAGCGCTGGTGTGCTGGAGATAAATCGGGACGCCGGCACATCAGCAAAGATACCGTAGAGCCACGGCGACAGCACAAGCCCGGCAATGAAAGCGACGCGCTAGGCCGAGCCGGCAGCCGGCGGCACCAGCGCACCCAATATGCCGCTGACGCCTGCGATACGACCCAGCGTAGCCATCAGCAAGGCGGCAGCCGCGCCGATCAGCACCCCGCCGGCCAGCGCAGTGCCGGGAGTAAAGGATTGCCATGCAATGCTCATTGCGCACGCTCCAGGGACCGGCTGCAGTACAGGCCGGAAAGGGTTTGCATGACCTGTCGGCCTTCAAGGCTGGCCATGCTGTAGTAAATATATTTACCTGCGCGCCGCGTGCCTACCAGGCCTTCATCGCGCAGTACCGCCAATTGCTGAGACAGCGTGGGTTGCCGGATGCCGGTGAGCGCTTCGAGCTGCCCGACGTTGCGTTCGCCCTCGACCAGTTGGCACAGCAGCAGCAGGCGGTCGGTATTGGCCAGCGCCTTCAACAGCGCACAGCAATGAGCCGCCGTGGCGCGCAGCGCCGGCAGATCGACATCGATGACAGAAGCAGGCATGGGCTGCGAGGTCCGGAACATTAATATATGTTTTTATAGAATATCATTGAGTAGATTAGTTGTCGGGAGCCGCCATGCAACCCCAAGCCTTCTTTGATTCCACCACAGGCACCATCAGCTATGTCGTGCACGATGGGCGCGTGTGCGCGATCATCGATCCGGTTCTGGACTATGACCCGAAGTCCGGGCGCACGTCTACCGCTGGCGCCGATGCCATCATGGCCTTCATCCAGACGCAGGGCCTGCAGTGCCAGTGGATCCTCGAGACACACGCTCACGCAGACCACCTGTCCGCGGCACGCTATCTGCAGCATCACATGGGCGGAAAGCTGGCGATCGGCCGCTCCATACAGCAGGTGCAGGCCGCCTTCAAACCTATCTTCAATCTGGATCTGCCCGCCGACGGCAGTCAGTTCGACCATCTGTTCCAGCCCGACGAAACCTTTGCCATCGGCAGCCTGCAGGCCCGCGCGCTGCACGTACCCGGACACACCCCAGCCGACATGGCCTATCAGATCGGCGATGCCGTATTTGTGGGCGATACGCTTTTCATGCCCGATGTGGGCACGGCCCGCTGCGACTTTCCGGGTGGCGATGCCGCCTTGCTCTACCGGTCCATCCGCCGGTTGTTGGCGCTGCCGCCGGCCACCCGCCTGTTCATGTGCCATGACTATCCTCCGGATGGACGAGTCGCGGCCTGGGAAACCACGGTCGCCGCGCAGCGCGCCACCAATATCCATGTGCACGACGGAGTGGCCGAAGCTGACTTCGTCGCCATGCGGCAAAAACGTGACGCGACCTTGCCGATGCCAACCCTGATCCTGCCAGCCATCCAGGTGAATATTCGAGCCGGCGCACTGCCCGATCCTGATGACAATGGCACCCGCTACCTGAAAATCCCGCTCAACCGCCTTTAGTAAGCGCTTGCGCAGGCAGGCAATATCCCGCAACATCGACCGGTCGATAGTCAGACCGGAGCCGGAAATATGTTCATGGAAGCGCAGGCCGACCCAGTCCTTGCCAAAGAGGATTACAAGGCACGCGAACACCAGTTACGAACGGCCTTGCTCAAAGCGCAATATGACCGGCTCAACCGTGCCGATCGCAGCTTGTTGATCGTGGTCGCCGGCATCGATGGCGCGGGCAAAGGGCAGACCATCAATCTGCTCAACGACTGAATGGACCCGCGCCATATCCACACTCTGGCGTTCGGCGAGCCCGATGACGTCGAGGCCGAGTTCCCGCCCTACTGGCGCTACTGGAACGCCATGCCCGCCAAAGGCGAGACCGGTATCGTCTTCGGATCCTGGTATGTCCGCCTTTTGCGTGAGTGCTATCGAAAAAAGGCGCGGCCTGAACGCGTAGAAGCGCTGGCCGCGCAGATACGCCGTTTCGAAGGCATGCTCACTACCGAAGGTGTGCAGATCGTCAAGCTCTGGTATCACCTGTCGGCCAAGGCGCAGACCGAGCGGATCAAGCGCTTGAAATCCAGCCCGGAAACCTCCTGGCAGGTTTCGCCCGACGATTACCGCGTAGCCAAGAAATACGATCGCATCTGCGACGCCGCCCACATTGCCCTGGCCCATACCGACGTCGATCACGCCCCCTGGGTCGTCATTCCCAGTGCCGATGATCACCTGCGCGTGGTACGCACTACCGAAACCGTGCTGGCCACCATGAAACGGCGCGCGATTCCCCTGGTTGCGCATGCCGGCCTCGATCGCCCCCGTCTCGGGCCGGTCGCCAACCGGTTGGCCGATCTCGATTACGACGCGCACGAAGACAAGCACGACTACGACAGCGAGCTGGGCCTGCTGCAAGGACGGCTGGCGCGTGCCGTGCGCAGCGAGAAATTCCGCGAACGTTCGCTCATCCTGGCTTTCGAGGGCCAGGATGCTGCCGGCAAAGGCGGCGCCATCCAACGTGTCGTGCAAGCGCTCGATGCCCGACAATACGACATCACGCCCATCGCCGCGCCCCTGC comes from Bordetella holmesii ATCC 51541 and encodes:
- a CDS encoding sulfur transport family protein; this encodes MLSPWLYGIFADVPASRFISSTPALILAGLLVGFGTRLGSGCTTGHGVCGLASGAPRSVASVLIFTVTAMAVVAAVRHLSGS
- a CDS encoding hxlR-like helix-turn-helix family protein, with protein sequence MPASVIDVDLPALRATAAHCCALLKALANTDRLLLLCQLVEGERNVGQLEALTGIRQPTLSQQLAVLRDEGLVGTRRAGKYIYYSMASLEGRQVMQTLSGLYCSRSLERAQ
- a CDS encoding metallo-beta-lactamase superfamily protein, which translates into the protein MQPQAFFDSTTGTISYVVHDGRVCAIIDPVLDYDPKSGRTSTAGADAIMAFIQTQGLQCQWILETHAHADHLSAARYLQHHMGGKLAIGRSIQQVQAAFKPIFNLDLPADGSQFDHLFQPDETFAIGSLQARALHVPGHTPADMAYQIGDAVFVGDTLFMPDVGTARCDFPGGDAALLYRSIRRLLALPPATRLFMCHDYPPDGRVAAWETTVAAQRATNIHVHDGVAEADFVAMRQKRDATLPMPTLILPAIQVNIRAGALPDPDDNGTRYLKIPLNRL
- a CDS encoding polyphosphate kinase 2 family protein, encoding MEAQADPVLAKEDYKAREHQLRTALLKAQYDRLNRADRSLLIVVAGIDGAGKGQTINLLND
- the pap gene encoding AMP phosphotransferase, whose protein sequence is MDPRHIHTLAFGEPDDVEAEFPPYWRYWNAMPAKGETGIVFGSWYVRLLRECYRKKARPERVEALAAQIRRFEGMLTTEGVQIVKLWYHLSAKAQTERIKRLKSSPETSWQVSPDDYRVAKKYDRICDAAHIALAHTDVDHAPWVVIPSADDHLRVVRTTETVLATMKRRAIPLVAHAGLDRPRLGPVANRLADLDYDAHEDKHDYDSELGLLQGRLARAVRSEKFRERSLILAFEGQDAAGKGGAIQRVVQALDARQYDITPIAAPLPHELARPYLWRFWRHVPRQNRIALFDRSWYGRVLVERVEKLTPPGLWRRAYAEINDFERQLTDNGAILIKFWMAITEDVQLARFKEREKTPFKRYKITPDDWRNRKKWQEYAQATNEMLARTDLPHAPWYAIPANDKRYARLQVLRHIVETLEQHV